The Bacteroidales bacterium genome segment AACAAAAAAACATCCTTTTTATTACGGTTGCCATCGCGGTAATGGTTATTTCGGTCTCATCTTGCGCCCACAACCAGGTGGTGGATACATGTCTTACAGGTGAGAAATATGGTTTCTGGGCCGGATTGTGGCACGGAATCATTGCACCTGTCGATTTTGTGGTAAGCCTGTTCAATGATAAAATCACCATGTATGCCCAAAATAATAACGGGACCTGGTACGCATTCGGTTTTCTTTTGGGCAGCGGAGGCTGGGGATTGCTGGGCGGCGCCGGTGCAAAAAGGAGAAGAAGGAGAAGGGATTAATAAAAGGGCGCCGTGAAAAGCACGTCATTGCGAGGAGCTTGAAAATCTTTGATTATAATACAATTAATCGCGACGAAGCAATCTGCTAGCACAGGCAGGGCCTAGCCAAGAGTAAGTACGGCAATTTTCCTGTATTTCTTGGTTAGGTTCTTCCTGTGCGGGCAGATTACTTCGTCGACTTAAAATTCTGCTATAATCAGTTATTTGTCAAGCTCCTCGCAATGACGATTTTATATCACTCGTCGCAATGACGATTCCTTTACTTCGTTCCTTTCTTCATATTAATTAGTATAACACCATCATAATCTTCTTTCGTGTATTTTTCCATAGTTTCTTTCTTATTTAACACAGTCATGGACTCAATTTGTTTGGGATCAAGTGATTCAAGATTTTCCACAGGCTTGCCATCTACAAGATAAAGTATTCTGGAAGCCGGTTCATCCCCTGAATGCCTGATAATCACTTTTCTTTCTTCGTGTTTAACCTTATCCCCGTCATCTTTGATCACAATAACGGTTTTGACAGAATCTCCGAAATCTTCTTCGCGAACCGATTTGTCGTCATCGATATGCACGGTATAGCGCCTTGTTCCCCCTTGGTCATCGCTATGTGATATAGTTTCGCTATGTGAAACATTTCCGCTGTGCGAAACATCCTCACTGTGTGTAACGCTGGTGCTATGGGCTACATGCTTATGATCGGGACTTGCTACCGTTACATCCCATGAGTGGGAATCTTCGCCCATGCGTACTTTCATCACCTCATCTTCTGCATCTTTTCCGGTCAATACTTCTTCCTTTTCGGTTACAATAGTATCATTCGGATGATCCTTGCTTACCTTTTTAATTATAGTCTTTTTAATTACCGTGTCGGGACGCACAACATCATTGGATGTCTTTGTGTCCGGGCTTGTTGCTCCATTGAATCCTGCCATAACTATAAACACGAGCAAAGCCACCGGCACAATAGCAAGCAGCCGTGAAAGTGTATTTTTCCTGATTTTTGATTTAGTCATCATAATGATTCTTTTTTTAATTAATGATTGATTGAAGCTTGAAGAAAGCGCTACAAGCCTTTCTTCAGTGACCTGGTTGATCAAAAGCGCCTGGTACTTTGATTTGTCAATACCGGTTCGGAGCGC includes the following:
- a CDS encoding M56 family metallopeptidase, translating into MEILRYTLIASVCLGFFYIAYRLLFRQCVNFQHARIFLVASMILSLIIPLSGYTIHTGWFQKKQAVQVVLTGTNPVNVIPAGKQSNHGLWLVFLKHNLKKIAIGVYLAIAGILLIRILAMLIILRLQYGKSYKVHLADCILLYNHRFQTTFSFFRWIFIHPVPDDSDLEQIITHEKVHVNQYHSFDILLIELLTAVMWFNPFAWMLKGSLQLVHEYQADDGALRTGIDKSKYQALLINQVTEERLVALSSSFNQSLIKKRIIMMTKSKIRKNTLSRLLAIVPVALLVFIVMAGFNGATSPDTKTSNDVVRPDTVIKKTIIKKVSKDHPNDTIVTEKEEVLTGKDAEDEVMKVRMGEDSHSWDVTVASPDHKHVAHSTSVTHSEDVSHSGNVSHSETISHSDDQGGTRRYTVHIDDDKSVREEDFGDSVKTVIVIKDDGDKVKHEERKVIIRHSGDEPASRILYLVDGKPVENLESLDPKQIESMTVLNKKETMEKYTKEDYDGVILINMKKGTK